Below is a window of Perca fluviatilis chromosome 6, GENO_Pfluv_1.0, whole genome shotgun sequence DNA.
CCCTCCATGTTAGCGGATGGGCAAAacaaatgtattcaaaataCACGTCAATAATTTCCCACCAAAATGGTTTGTGTCATTTTTGATAGTTCTGTTCACcctgatgtttgttcaagtgttatttttttctcatacgtTTGGTTttcattagttatttgatgcaaTAAAAACGAGGCTGAAACGTCATGATTGGCAGCTATTGACTCGCGATTGGTCGGGCGCGACTTCGATACCGCGACTCCGGTTCCACCATTGACATGGGTTCCACCTATGGGTTCCGGGTTCCGGTCccaccaaagaatttctaagtagaccggctttggttaggcttagaaattctttggttcTACCCACCACCCATCACCTGATCACTACTAcagagggtctggcaaagtgagccTACGACTGTAGAGATGGCAGCCCTGTCAGTTTGGGCTTTACTTTAGTACAGTGGTAGAAACTGGAGGAACATTGGAGAAGTGTCGTCCTTTTTATACAGTCTACACTTAAACGTGCTGCAAAATTTGCAGTGCAAATACAGAGATGAAACattgtacaaaaataaataaatactcaaacacgtgcaacagaaacactgcaaatacagaaaatatgCAAAGTAAAAGACTCCTACTAATTATGTTAACCTACTAAATAAATGGGGAAAGGGAATGATAACGTAACGTTTCCATACTGTAGTCGATCCACTTTTTGCATTGCTGTCTTTGCTGCTGGATATATACGGTATACAGCCCCacggggggtgggaggggggggttcATACGGGGTgttctgtatttgcagcacgTTTGGTTTCTCCTAATGGAagtaccatggatgtattaagataaCGTACATGTTGCGTAACGTTAAAGTCATTAATATAAACTCAAGGCTGTACGTATTGGTGAAGATTGCACGGTACCTGTTGTTTTTAAAGCTAGGCGCACgccgcacacacagaaacattttTATGGAAACAGACATGACATAGCTACACACGTGAGTAATGCTGCATCCATGTCGTATAAGAATAATCGGACAAATTATTTTCGGAATGCCTCCTCGATATACAACTCAGAACAACAACTCGGAAACTCGGCGAAAAATCTTGCTACATGAATATGATTGGCGTCATATTACGCACAAACATGGCGGATGAGcgtacgttctcttaatacatccatcaCATTTTGGGTTAttggcatggatgtattataagaataTTGGTAAGAAACCTTTTATTAATTCACATATTGTATTTTGGCAAATAGCTAGGTTACAGTTGGAAGTTTTTCACGTAGAGTGACCTAGATAAAGTTGGAAAGGTTATTTGTTATCATTAACCCTGATAACAAGTAAGTTAAAGCAATATTTTAGTGGTTTTAGGGAATGTAACGTTGACGTTACATGGTGCAGCAACACGTATGGGACAAAATCACGAATAGCATCAAACTGGAAATAAATGGGGCCCCGTATAGGTCAATCGGTATAGCGGGAGCCCATATAGAGAGGTAGTCCTGGACGCAGCGgctcgactccaacctgcggcactttgctacatgtcactcccctctctctcttccctttaaTTTCTTCAAAAACTGGAAATAAATGCAGAAGACGCTCttgtttaaaatacaacaatgttCTCTGTAGCGTCCATTTCTTTTCCACATTACGACTCGTGAACACACCAAAGTCGGAAAACTACTTCACAAATCGGGAAAAGGCACCATCCCAGgagcacatgaatgcagcatcaTCCCTAGCTCACGTGACGCATACTTTAGTCATGGCCGACGACTACAGGCGACAAGGTTTTGAGTTGGAGAGAAGGATATTTGAGTTAGATATCAAGTGTTCCAGTCTCAGAGCTGAAAAGCAAGGTATCGATAAGGCGTTGTTCATTTGTTTCGTCTTGTGGCCAGTCTTGGCACCTCGTATGCGTGGCTATCATTCttgttcagttcattcagaGATAAATATATACGCAGTTTATTAGCCAactagcaagctagctaacgttatctagctagctaacagcttGCAACTATAACAACAGTTGCTGCCTGATGGACATTTCATGTTGACAAATAATACTTGCCCTACGGTTAGTTAACAGGTGGTAAAGTGTTGACTTAGTAGCGTTATAGTAACATTTACTCACTGACCGatggttgtttttaaatatcCGGGTGCTAGCGTAACATtaagttggctaacgttagctaaaatgcAGTATTGTTGACAAACGTTTAGCTGACCATGAAACACGATGTTGCGTAGTGTAACCGAGTGTAACTAAGCGTCATAGTAAATTATCTAAAGTTGAGTTAATTATTTGATATTATACATTAGTcactttatttctattttatttttctgattgattttaccctttttattttcaattgtcTCTACTATATGTTGCGTCTTTTGTCTACTTGTTTTAGTAACCCAATTTGTGTCATGCTATTGTTTGGCACCACTGTTTAGCTCTCTGTTATATTCACCTCTGGATATCCTGCTTTTGGCTTGCATTGTCTGTTAAAGCCCTTtgcaaactgtttttaaaggtgctatataaataaagacatgtattattatatttaaacaTTGGCAAACGCTTAAAATGTTAGTTCGCATTTTATGCCTTAATTGTTAATTACTATGTTGCTGCATAGTCACATTGCTTTTAACTTTGGAACGTTAAAACTTGTTCTAGCGTCAGTCgaattgtttttgtattaaCATGTAAATAACAAGCGACACATTGGAGACcagttttatttatagattTGTAATTGGTAACCTGTTAACATATCGTTCTTCCATAGATGATGACTATTTACAGAATGCGTCTGCCATACTAGACAAGTTGAAAAGCTATTACAGGCAAGGAGGGGAGAGTAGCAACCTTTCCAAGGTGCTTCAGGATTACACACAGGTACTTCATTACATTGAATGTCTAGAGCTGCAAttaatcattattttcattagtttttaatATTTGACTCTGTTTTCAATTAATCATTTTGTTGAACAAAACATCAGGAAATAGTACATATGCCCATCTCAATTTCCCCAAACTCAGGGTGATCTTCAAGTCTGCATACCTACTACTAAAGTATCATGGTTGATTGTATAAAACAAGGAAAAGCATCCTCAAATTTGAGAAGGCGTAACCAGCAAATGCTTGGCATTTTGCTTGATAAGTGACAATCAGTCAACCAAAATTGCTGTgggttatttttttcattcttccCCTATAAACAGCAAACCTGCAGAGGACCCTCAGTTTAGCCTTTTGAGTTCAAAACCATATGCTATACAATATGTACTTTTTGGAAACTGATATCATGGCTGTAAGAATGTTGGAGTGGAAATGTAGTCCCAAGCTGTGAAAGAAGTTGGTACCAAGCCTTAAGAAATGCTTAGGTCAAGGAACATTAAAAACAAGTGTACTGGAGTCGTTGGCTAGTTGGAGGTCGTTATGGTTGTCTTGGTGAAGTGGTCCAAACCCTGACTGAAAAGGCTTTTAGTCTCAAATTGCCAGTAATCAAGCAACATGTTGCTACTGAATACTTGATACATTGGGAGTTAATTAGATATTAGTAATGATACTTGGTTAGCTTTTCAGAAGGGATAAATAAGAGTTTTGGAGAAGAGGCTATAGCTGTGGCTTCCACTTCCTGGCAGGTATATTATCAGTTTCATTCTTGATTTGGTCTACCTTTTTTATTGATGGGAGAACTCAAAGTAATTTAGTGAGAAGAGGGAGTTAATTGTTTCTGATGACTTGTAgcatattttgaaaatgttgcttAGTTTTCTTGCACCTTGTATTCAGTGTCCGTTGTgggtatatatttgtttttcatcATTTAGGTGATCCTAGACATCACATTTTATGAAGAGAATAAACTGGTGGACCAGGAGTTCCCTGAGGACTGTTCACCATTTAAAATCCAGCAGCTCCTGCAAGACCTGACCGAACCAGAAGTTTTGGCAGGGAGGCTAGCACCAGCACAagaagtgtgtatatgtgtgtctcaaCATGATTTTGTCTGCATGTTctgtacatgtttttttctggttGATTATCAAGTATTTCCAGTCTAGATCCACTTCAATGTTCTCTTTGGTTTATAgttttgcaaaaaaacatttacatttacttcCATGTCATTGTCTTACAATACTATTCATGTCTTTTGGTTTATAACAGGTGCAGTCTGTTTTGGGCCTAGAGCTGTTGGAATGCCTCTATTGGAGACGTGGAGCTCTGCTGTACATGTACTGCCACACCCTTCATCAACGAAAACAGTGGATTAAGAAAAACAAGGACACATTCCTTAAGGTGCCACATTGTATTTGTGAACTTTGTATTTGTGCCAGACAAATGTACTTTGTTTTGGTAAAAACAGCCGTTTAGTATTAGGGCTGCATAGttaattaaaattttatttaaatccCAATATGGACTTGGCAACATCTAAAACACGGGGTGGGGGTAAATTGTTGGCATatgcagtttgtttgtttattaagatCTGCATTAGCTTCTGTCTGTCTTAAATGGTTTGATTAGGCCTAATGCTCATTAGACTCTGATATTTTAATCCAGTGTATTCAGGAAGGGGTGCGCTACCTAATGCGGATGCTGCAGGTGAGAAACTCTGTGAAGCTCAACGATGGGGTAGTGCTTCATGACACTGCTACAGCAAGCTTCCTATCTGAAGGTAAATATGCCTGCAGTTAATACTGTTGTCCTGCTTCAGTCCAATGTAAGACAATTCTTCAGTTAAAGAAAACCATTCAAGTGGACCATGTGATCATACTCAACCACCTTCTTATGTTTCGGCCAGGCATCTTCTCAGACACACACCTGTTGACAATGATGTACATCGGGGAAATGTGTTTCTGGGCAGTCAAGTATGAGGACTGCAGCGCTGACACTATGGATCGCAAAGAAGATCGCCTCCAGTTTCGGGACATTGGCACACAGATCCTCAACAAATATGTGCTTGCATGTGAGGGCCCTCTGCAGGGCCAGGGCTGGAACACAGAGAATGCCAAGGAAATCCTTAGTATTTTACAGTGAACCAAGCTGCTCCTGTGTTGAAGATGCCTTCGGCACAGATCTAAGTTCAGTATTCAAATGTGTGTCAACCCCAAATAAAAATGGAATCCATCAGGTGGGGTGTAATGTTGTGGAAGGTTTAGGGGGAGCATGGGAAGAAAATGTTTGAAGAAAAGATTCTTTGGATCAGTGTCTACAGGCAATCTCATCCCATGCCAAACGGCCCAGGCCAAAGCAGGTGAAAGAGAGGTTAGAAAGGATAAGGTAGGTGGTGTAAAACTGGCAGGGgctgcagagttgaatatttttTTGCCCTGTCCTGCTGAAAAAGCAGTTATCATCTTGATTCCAGACTGTTGCCCAGGGCACTTATTTTGCCCTGAGAATGTGttataataacattaatatgaatataaaaAGGGTATTAATAAAATTGAcctttttactttcattttttttaagattaaaaGTTTGAAGATAATCCAGCTGGAAATGAGACATTGCAcagtaacattttatttattgttttgttgccattttGTTATgcttttaatatattataattgcatatacattatatatgtatgtgtgtataaaaaTGTGCACACTTGAGGCAAAGAAAAGGTGTTCAAAAACTGTTTGACAATGATGTATTAATGACTATTTGAAGTATGTTCAGATTTGTTCATACCAGCTTTGTAATGCGCCACTTGTATCCCCATCTATTGCAAGTTCCATTTTCTGCCACTTCAATAATCTTGATAGTATAACTATTAGAGAACCTGTGTTGTTTGGACGAAaatcattttctgttttttatgtcCTCGTTGACAATAAACACGCGcgttgttttaagaaaaacacgtttattttacattgtaaCTTAAACTTGCAGTTTGCAAGCTCAGATTTTTAGCTATCCATTATTGTGGAACTACAATACCCATAATGCCCTACTGCCGCCAGCAACAAGGAAGTACGACAGACAGGTACATGTCAAATATGGTGTTGTCGTCATCTCTCTAGGTCCGTATTATAGTGtaatgtaggctatattatCACTCATACTTGGAGTCATGGCAGGAAAGATCGAGCAGCTCAACCAGTCCGTTGTGATCGGCAGGCTCAGGCGGTTCAGAGAGAGATACTTTTCAAACAGTGGCAAAGTTGTCAAAGACGACTTGACACGGGATGTAGACACGGGAGAAGAGCCACTACCGGGATTTATGGATAGTTTACCGGTGAGTCAAatcattcatggaaatgtttttcatttgttCAACTGTGCAAAACTATTGCGGTGAATTTGGATAAAAAAACACTAGGATAATGCGCAGACCGCGGCCAAGGCCATTCCCTACCTCGCAAAGAAAGTGAAAACattttgtcccccccccccctgtgatTCGGATCTGCTGCTAAATGTAATGGTCCCTTCCCTTGCCCATatcttccaccaagtttcattaaaccgcagcctgtgtgttttagcgccatcctgtggtgttcagaggacgagttggaaataataaattcaaatatcctttttgatttaatgttgcgcattcatttagaacagtaaacagtcagtttcaccggaactcctttagtaggtgtcatACATCagtttttaatggacaccctgcagccaatcagaatcgagtattcacccagaccatggtataatacctgacaatggacacctcgtcgggcattaacccttacatatagTCTTTTCAAGCATTCTACTCAAGAACAGAATTTGTAGCCTACTTAAAGTGACTAAGTCATGGTAGGCTACTTACGCATTGTCTGATCTGATTGTACACTTGGGTCCATTTGGATATATTGTGGTTGATTTGACAAGTAGTAGTGGAGAAAGTTTGGTGCTTTTATGCCACCTTGTGATTTTCCATTTATAACGGCGTTTTTCGACCGAAACATAAAGGTTACTCTCAAACCTTTATGGATTGATTCGTCTCCCAGCACTGACAGAAAAAGATGAAAGCTGTTTTAAAAATCTTACGAAGTATGCCTGCTGTCTTATATATTTCATCCAGAGGCAGTTTTCCAATGAAGATAAGAGCTTCTCACAGTAATTGAAGAAGATGCTTTGATTTAAGGTCTCTGCACACAAAGGCCTagtaaatgtatgtaaatgCATCTGAATTAACAATAGGTTTGGGTatcgtattttttttttcgattccggtgctaaatcgatacttttaaaacggtgccggtgcctgaaccggtacttttcaataaagttaaaaaaaagaagaagaaaaaaaataagggtagtaaacaacagtcagtgacttgtttattgctaaggccatggtcaaaattaaagatttaataataatgtaataactataacaataacaataacttatttcaccagtatattgcttttgaaccccagatgggaaaagggtattttacaattactgtgaatgcaccacgaggctacctgttttaaaggaatatttcaccactggaaagctgaatatatctttaaattgggtcacttatgtagtagaaatgtgaaaaaaaaattgaaattggtgccttctaggccgagaaaagccagaaaatgtgttttggtcttatatggatgaaaaacaccaaatcccagaatgcacctgcttcgttgctttgagtccactcccaagccacgcctaccgcttgacagaccgacagaggcattcaactcaactcaagcgtgttttattgtcatttcaaccatatacacgaaacaacgtttcatcgtgactcaagtggtgttacacatttaacatatataaaaacgacattatataataaAACGACATAccaaaacaggctacatttagtacacacactttataggctccgaaagttcagctaacgatactagcattagcgcttggtgggctgtaaacactcGAGCATAAACACatccgtgaattagtgtgtaatgtagattggtcggcatttaacagtcacaaactccaccagcagttagcagttaaatggatacaaatcaccacatttctacGCCActggtgttaacacagcccacctcttttacctggcgacagagcatctctagctcggagggctagcaggcctggtagctggacagtccggtacactattcaggcaggtttccacaacaacaaaaacacggcagtctctgaactcacgtttggagcgtcgttgaagttggatgtagtccagtttgtggtctaaatgagcggacacttgcaagcaggatccgtaaagttcagctaacgcatactagcattggtgtagctaaacacagagtataaacacagccgtgaattagcgtggaatgtcgaatggttggcatttaacagtcacaagctccaccaccagttagcagtagctagttggatacggaagtagatcctactactggctgtagtcctttgcctctggcccaaaaatcttccaatgacgcaaaaatcgtcattttacgtcatcggaagattttttccaggccccaaatgcagaaatctctcgtctcagggggacatgagggagggaggcacggtcattcagaaatactatcgggtttctactgatacaaagctgaatgctaaatcggtgaagtatccctttaagtgaaTGCAtcctctgtgttgtttaattccgacaatggcagctgcaagtgaacgcaccgtctgtgttgtttaattccgacgacggcagctgcaagtgaacgcaccgtctgtgttgtttaattccgaccatataaacatactgtatatctatgaattccgacaacggcagctgctgcgctgcattgcagactgttacatcccgctgttgaagtcctccacagtgaaatacagtcacactttacactgtttaacgttagctgtcagcattttaccggtgtttaatccagctgctagctgtaCTGtaaagcaccgaaatgaggcaccgaaactttcgttcttattcggtctcgttactaccgtttacgtcggcagcggttccctattggcaccgagtttcggtacccaaccctaattaacaatacaataatatagatTATAACTGACAGAGACCATTCTGCCTTTATAATGAATACTTTTTACTTTGATAATTTAGGTACGTTTTCCTGATAATACAATGTActttttacataacattttcaatgcaagaCTTTTCCTATCCTTTTTTTGAATTTTAATTGATAATAGATTTGCTGGTGTTAGTGATTGtccaccttttttttccctccctgtctccatcTCTTAACTGGTTCTTGATACTCTTCTGTATTACTTTCTTgaaatcatcatcatatcaaatCATATCCTCCCTGCTTAAGGTGGACTTACAGTTTCGGATCATGACCCTTCTGTCTCCTGCGGATATCTGCTGCCTTGGAGCCACCAGTCGGTACTGGAGGGCCATGGTTAGAGATCCATTACTGTGGAGATACTTCCTGCTCAGGGACATGCCATACTGGCCCTCCATTGATCATGTGAGCATGCCCCAGCTGGAGTTGTTGGATGCCCCACTAATCAATGAAGATGAGAGCCTGGATGATAGAGAAGAGGGGGATGACAAAGTGATGGAATTGAAATTTGACTACATGTCAGAGTGAGTACATTTTTCTGTTGTCCTGTATCGAGGTCAGTTGGTAACAATTTGTTAGACAGAAACATTTTTGACCACcatttttgtctcatcagaTACCTGAAAGGCTGTCCATCTTGCAGACAACAATGGCTTCCTTCGCGGCCGGCATATGAGGTTGTAACCTCATTTCTTCAGTCTCTGGTGCCCTCATCTGAACCACGTTATGCCATGTTTGGCCCTGGCATGGAGCAGCTGGATGTCTCTTTAGTCACAAGGCTCATGCATGCCCCAGATGTGCTTCCTGTGTCAGGAACTCCTCACAGACAGATAAATGGTGAGATAACATGGATGTTGAGCGCTAATGATGAAGGATCGATAACCTTCTCCCGGTCCTTTCTCATCATTTATAACACAGTGACAAATCTTCCCATAGATCAGTTCAAAAGTCTAGCTTCTTCTTAAGCTGAAAGGAGCTGTCACTGGAATCAGATTGCTGTCTACCCAAACTACAAATATTGCATTAGTGCATTTCAATTGCACATTGACTCAAACAGGATacaaagtgtttttaaaaaaatcacagtTTATCTTGGTTGTTGTAGGTTTATTTgcccaccactaggtggcagtaTTGGCCCACAAGTGTTATCTCACTCAGCTGAGATGCCCCAAGAATGTAACCACCAAACCTTTTTTTATTCTAGGTATTGGCTCAGGGATCAGTTACATGTTCAACAACCAACACAAATTGAATATCCTGACGCTGTACTCAACCAATAGGTGAGCACTttgtatttaaagtgatggttcggagtaatttcaccctagggtcctttgcaccatgaccgcGAAACTATCACTGAAAAAATTgaccttaaaaataaaaacaatataagtTGGTTTCTGGTGTAGGCTAATACAAcaccaaaaaatacaaaaaataatttaaataaggtaatgtctccaaacttacatcaattataacttgtctccttatactacagcacttactttaaaaaaaaagttaaattaataaatatttttgttgtatctcttttcggtgttgtaatttatagacgtccttaagcactcgtcttactgccggcagcagcagcagcagcagcagcaacaacaacaacagcagcagagagcagaagccagctggcaagtgttatttacataaacttatggtgtacttacaaactttcgaatccatcgttttatgaatgcataacctatttgtactagtgtagaaatttggtatcatttcgggcattattggtggggtcatttacgagatacaagcctggatccattagcccctgcgctaagctattcagctgataacgctaacttgTCCAATatttgacccaggtgaaaaggctcgaggtcatggtgcaaaggaccctagggtgaaatt
It encodes the following:
- the c6h5orf51 gene encoding UPF0600 protein C5orf51 homolog; the encoded protein is MNAASSLAHVTHTLVMADDYRRQGFELERRIFELDIKCSSLRAEKQDDDYLQNASAILDKLKSYYRQGGESSNLSKVLQDYTQVILDITFYEENKLVDQEFPEDCSPFKIQQLLQDLTEPEVLAGRLAPAQEVQSVLGLELLECLYWRRGALLYMYCHTLHQRKQWIKKNKDTFLKCIQEGVRYLMRMLQVRNSVKLNDGVVLHDTATASFLSEGIFSDTHLLTMMYIGEMCFWAVKYEDCSADTMDRKEDRLQFRDIGTQILNKYVLACEGPLQGQGWNTENAKEILSILQ
- the fbxo4 gene encoding F-box only protein 4 → MAGKIEQLNQSVVIGRLRRFRERYFSNSGKVVKDDLTRDVDTGEEPLPGFMDSLPVDLQFRIMTLLSPADICCLGATSRYWRAMVRDPLLWRYFLLRDMPYWPSIDHVSMPQLELLDAPLINEDESLDDREEGDDKVMELKFDYMSEYLKGCPSCRQQWLPSRPAYEVVTSFLQSLVPSSEPRYAMFGPGMEQLDVSLVTRLMHAPDVLPVSGTPHRQINGIGSGISYMFNNQHKLNILTLYSTNRAEREIARVQQQSISNKLFSFEGSDDSGYPVYSPAPQVQQVCQVVDGFIYVANAEPGRGDRDSEGAQIRAVLSSAEGSASRPLLVLSCVSREETEEVRITSLQTFTSRNRARCRTPCVDVAKRLGLPQLANPWMVQDTVAESLSGLLDGISWLLRCSGVKLYGS